A region of the Microbacterium sp. SL75 genome:
CGGCTCGGTCACCCCGGGGCGATGATCGTCATCGAGCACGGCGAGTGGCAGGGCGAGGCCATCCGCGACATCCTCGTCGCCGACGGCTGGCGTTCGGCCGCGACCCACCGCGATCTGACGAGCAGGGATCGCGCCACCACCGCCACCCGTCCGTGACCACGCGGAGGGCGGCGCGCGACTAGACTGACGCGCGTTATGTCACCCGTCTACGACTGCCGTGACGAATCGCAGCTGCTGTCCGGAATGCGCCACGCGCGTCAAGCGATCGGCCGCGGCGAGCTCGTCGTGCTCCCCACCGACACCGTCTACGGAATCGCCGCGGACGCCTTCAACGCGCGTGCCGTCGCGGGCCTGCTCGAGGCGAAGGGCCGCGGACGCCAGCAGCCGCCGCCCGTCCTCGTCCCCGGAGTCGGGACGCTGCGGGCCCTCGTCGCCGAGATCCCTCCCGCCGTCGACGATCTCGTTCGCGAGTTCTGGCCGGGAGGGCTGACGATCGTGCTTCCCGCCCAGCCCTCGCTCTCGTGGGACCTCGGTGACACGCACGGCACGGTCGCGGTGCGCATGCCCGCGCAGAAGATGACGCTCGAACTGCTCGAAGAGACCGGACCGCTCGCGGTGTCGAGCGCGAACCTCACGGGTCGAGCAGCGGCGGTCGACATCGACTCCGCTCGTGACATGCTCGGCGACAGTGTGGCGGCCTACCTCGACGCCGGCGTCAGCGAGACGGGCGTCGCCTCGACGATCATCGATGCCACGACACTCGTCGGGGGAGCGGAACCGCAGATCCGCGTGCTGCGCGAGGGCGCGATCTCGCGCGACCGTCTGCGCGCGGTGGTGGGCGACCTCCTCGAGCCGGACCCCGTCGACGAGGTCGTGGACCCCCTCGCGACACCCTCCGCAACGACCCCGGATGCCGAGGCGCCGGGTCCGTGACCCAATACCTCCTCACCATCCTGTTCACGGCGGCGGTCACGCTCGCGCTGTCGTGGGTGGTGTGGAAGCTTGCTCTGCGGTTCAAGCTGTACCCCGGCATCCGCGACCGCGATGTGCACAAGACGCCCACCCCGCGCCTCGGTGGTGTCGCGATGTTCCTCGGCGTGGTCGCCGCCTTCGCGCTCTCGAGCAGGAACCCCTACTTCGCGATCTTCTGGATCGACCCCGTCCCGGTGCTCTCTCTGCTTGGGGCGGTGCTGCTCATCGTGCTCGTCGGCGTCGCAGACGACCTGTGGGATCTCGACTGGATGATCAAGCTCGGGGCGCAGTTCGTGGCGGCCGGCATCATCGCCTGGTTCGGTCAGCTGCAGATCCTGTCGTTGCCGATCGGCGCACTCACGGTGGGATCGAGCTGGGTAAGCTTCCTGCTGACCGTGTTCGCGATGGTCGTCGTCATGAACGCCGTGAACTTCATCGACGGGCTGAACGGTCTCGTGGCGGGCGTCTGCCTGATCGCCAACGGCGTCTTCTTCGCGTACTCGTACCTCCTCGTGCGCGATACCGGAGCGAGCACCTACTTCAACCTCGCGTCCTTCATCGCGGCGGTGCTCGTGGGGGCGTGCCTGGGCTTCCTCCCGATGAACTGGACCCCGGCGAAGCTCTTCATGGGCGACGCGGGCGCGCTCATGCTGGGGCTGCTCATGGCGAGCTCCGCCGTCGCGATCACCGGTCAGCTCGACCCCGCGGTGCTCGATCCCGAGAAGATCGGCCGTTCGCAGCTGCTCGGTGCCTTCATCCCGATCCTGTTGCCCGTGGTCATCGTGCTGCTGCCCCTGCTCGACTTCGGGCTCGCGGTCGCGCGGCGGCAGTGGGCGGGCAGATCGCCCTTCTCGCCGGACCGCAAGCACCTTCACCACCGCATGCTCGACATGGGGCACACCGACCGCGACGCGGTCCTCATCTTCTACAGCTGGACCGCCGTGGTGAGCCTCGCGTTCCTGCTGATGTACATCGGCACCCAGCAGGGCTGGCCCGGCGACTACGCGATCGGCATCGCCTTCGGCGTGACCGGTGTCGCCGCTTGCGCCGTCCTCACGCTCCTGCCCTCCCAGCACCGTCTGCGGTTGTCCCGCCGACCCCGACCCACCCGACCGGAGTCCTCCTCATGAGCAGTGTTTCGCCCGCCCCTCGTCGCCCTCTCTCCAGTACCCCGGTGCTGCGCACCGCCCTGGTATGGGGTGGCATCGTGACGGCGGTGCTGCTCGTGCTCGGGGCTGTCGTGGGCTTCCTCGTCGGGGGCGGGGGAGGCCTCGGCAGCGCCCTGTCGGGCGTCGCGGTCAGCGCGATCTTCCTCGCGGTGACGGCCATCAGCATCCTCGTGGCGAACCGCTGGTTCGGAGATCCCCTCTACGTGCCGATCTTCTTCGGAATCGTCCTGGGCGGGTGGCTGCTGAAGCTCATCCTGTTCATTGTGGCGATCGTGGTGCTGCGCGGACAGGGGTGGGTCGACCCGGTCGTGTTCTACGTGGCGCTCGTCGTCAGCGTCATCGCCTCGCTCGTCGTCGACGTGGTCGTGTTGCTGCGCATGCGTATCCCGAGCGTGAGCGATGTGACCCTGCCCACCGACCCCGACGCGGGCGATCGCCGATCCTGAGACCCCCGTATCTCATGAGGCGGCACGCCGAGGCCTATTAGTCCGTCGGCGAGAC
Encoded here:
- a CDS encoding L-threonylcarbamoyladenylate synthase; translation: MSPVYDCRDESQLLSGMRHARQAIGRGELVVLPTDTVYGIAADAFNARAVAGLLEAKGRGRQQPPPVLVPGVGTLRALVAEIPPAVDDLVREFWPGGLTIVLPAQPSLSWDLGDTHGTVAVRMPAQKMTLELLEETGPLAVSSANLTGRAAAVDIDSARDMLGDSVAAYLDAGVSETGVASTIIDATTLVGGAEPQIRVLREGAISRDRLRAVVGDLLEPDPVDEVVDPLATPSATTPDAEAPGP
- a CDS encoding MraY family glycosyltransferase; amino-acid sequence: MTQYLLTILFTAAVTLALSWVVWKLALRFKLYPGIRDRDVHKTPTPRLGGVAMFLGVVAAFALSSRNPYFAIFWIDPVPVLSLLGAVLLIVLVGVADDLWDLDWMIKLGAQFVAAGIIAWFGQLQILSLPIGALTVGSSWVSFLLTVFAMVVVMNAVNFIDGLNGLVAGVCLIANGVFFAYSYLLVRDTGASTYFNLASFIAAVLVGACLGFLPMNWTPAKLFMGDAGALMLGLLMASSAVAITGQLDPAVLDPEKIGRSQLLGAFIPILLPVVIVLLPLLDFGLAVARRQWAGRSPFSPDRKHLHHRMLDMGHTDRDAVLIFYSWTAVVSLAFLLMYIGTQQGWPGDYAIGIAFGVTGVAACAVLTLLPSQHRLRLSRRPRPTRPESSS